In a genomic window of Octadecabacter temperatus:
- a CDS encoding redoxin domain-containing protein, producing the protein MPTPKPVADSILAPMSFPRVGGGEITVGGDTENWTLLIVYRGKHCPRCKKYLNVLNNMRNDWTDAGFDIAVVSADSLEKAQADQTEFGWDFDLGYGLSEAQMDQLGVYVTDPLSPAEADGRFAEPGTFVLRPDGSQIIVAISNGPAVRPDLSELLDGMIFNKTNDRPARGKV; encoded by the coding sequence ATGCCAACGCCAAAACCAGTCGCCGATAGTATCCTTGCGCCAATGTCATTCCCCCGTGTCGGTGGTGGCGAAATTACAGTTGGTGGGGACACAGAAAACTGGACGCTTCTTATCGTCTACCGTGGCAAGCACTGCCCGCGTTGCAAGAAGTACCTCAATGTTTTGAATAACATGCGAAACGATTGGACCGACGCTGGCTTCGACATTGCCGTTGTCTCAGCAGATTCGCTCGAAAAGGCGCAAGCCGACCAAACAGAGTTCGGTTGGGACTTCGATCTCGGCTATGGGTTGAGCGAGGCACAGATGGATCAACTCGGCGTATACGTTACCGACCCCCTTTCCCCTGCTGAAGCTGACGGCCGCTTTGCTGAGCCCGGCACCTTCGTGCTGCGTCCAGACGGCAGCCAAATTATTGTTGCGATTTCAAATGGTCCCGCCGTGCGCCCTGACCTGTCAGAGCTTCTAGATGGTATGATTTTCAACAAAACAAACGACAGACCTGCCCGCGGGAAAGTCTAA
- a CDS encoding TRAP transporter substrate-binding protein, giving the protein MTKGFTLSSAIAGSCLALASTAVSAEELRGWNIHVEDYPVSIAMESFATEVAERTGGELTAKTFHNGVLGSQPDAIEQLRLGVIDFGEFSLGPFGTSVPEANVVSLPFIFPSIPAMYEMMDGEVGEAISEGMRARGVEPLGWYDAGARSFYNSVRPINTPADVEGLKIRVMSNDLFVQMVESMDGNATPMAFAEVYQSIQTGVVDGAENNPPSYESTSHYEVASFYSLTEHLIIPECLCMSKITFDGLTEEQQTILKEAGANSATLQRELWQAREAASMEIVEAGGTVVNTIADKGPFQDAMAPVYDGFLEANPDLADLVNLIRNGG; this is encoded by the coding sequence ATGACTAAAGGTTTCACACTTAGCAGTGCCATCGCTGGCAGCTGCCTAGCACTCGCATCTACAGCAGTTTCCGCTGAAGAACTTCGCGGCTGGAACATCCACGTAGAAGACTATCCGGTATCCATCGCGATGGAATCGTTCGCAACTGAAGTTGCGGAGCGTACTGGTGGTGAACTGACTGCTAAAACATTCCACAACGGCGTTCTGGGCAGCCAGCCTGACGCGATCGAACAGCTTCGTCTTGGCGTAATCGACTTTGGTGAATTCAGCCTTGGCCCATTCGGTACATCTGTACCTGAAGCCAACGTTGTTTCTTTGCCATTCATCTTCCCATCCATCCCAGCGATGTATGAAATGATGGACGGTGAAGTCGGTGAAGCAATTTCTGAAGGCATGCGTGCACGTGGCGTTGAGCCTCTCGGTTGGTACGATGCTGGTGCTCGTTCTTTCTACAACTCTGTACGTCCAATCAACACACCTGCTGATGTTGAAGGTCTGAAGATCCGCGTCATGTCCAACGATCTGTTTGTTCAGATGGTTGAATCCATGGACGGTAACGCGACACCAATGGCATTCGCCGAAGTGTATCAGTCTATCCAGACTGGCGTTGTTGACGGTGCGGAAAACAACCCACCATCCTACGAGTCAACTTCCCACTACGAAGTTGCTTCCTTCTACTCCCTGACTGAGCACTTGATCATTCCTGAGTGTCTCTGCATGTCCAAGATCACATTCGACGGTCTGACAGAAGAGCAGCAGACAATCCTGAAAGAAGCTGGCGCGAACTCTGCAACATTGCAGCGTGAACTGTGGCAGGCCCGTGAAGCGGCTTCCATGGAAATCGTTGAAGCTGGCGGCACAGTCGTGAACACAATCGCAGACAAAGGCCCGTTCCAGGACGCAATGGCTCCAGTCTACGACGGCTTCCTCGAAGCGAACCCTGACCTTGCTGATCTGGTTAACCTGATCCGCAACGGCGGCTAA
- a CDS encoding TRAP transporter small permease — MSSRKTIIERCETVLAGVQWASIFTASIALVVLIVTFGWLVFGRYVLNVTPTWVEQLALMLICYIAFLGAAAGVRDDTHLGVTLFRDITPIHVQKTVIIIIDFMLATFGAIMFLAGTQLMAFGWDSLIPMLDVPESFRTMAITICGALIVLHAGSRGIIRILSYSDWLPDPEANTEAKIDNSGQEI; from the coding sequence ATGAGTAGCCGGAAAACCATAATTGAGCGGTGTGAAACCGTGCTCGCAGGGGTCCAATGGGCCAGTATTTTCACAGCATCTATCGCCCTAGTCGTCTTGATCGTCACGTTTGGCTGGCTGGTGTTTGGCCGCTACGTTTTGAACGTAACACCGACTTGGGTTGAACAATTGGCCCTTATGCTCATCTGTTACATCGCCTTTCTGGGCGCCGCCGCTGGGGTCCGCGATGACACCCACCTTGGAGTGACGCTGTTCCGCGACATCACCCCAATCCACGTCCAAAAGACTGTCATTATCATCATTGATTTCATGCTCGCCACGTTTGGTGCCATCATGTTCTTGGCTGGTACGCAATTAATGGCATTTGGTTGGGACTCCCTTATTCCGATGCTGGACGTTCCAGAAAGCTTCCGCACGATGGCAATCACCATTTGTGGCGCTCTGATCGTTCTTCACGCGGGCTCACGCGGTATCATCCGCATTCTTTCTTATTCCGATTGGCTCCCAGACCCAGAAGCCAATACCGAAGCCAAAATCGACAATTCCGGGCAGGAGATCTGA
- a CDS encoding TRAP transporter large permease, with the protein MGLTILMLVFGVGVVIGMPVAFAMGIAAASAFWYEGFPMLITFQRATAGVSVFSLLAIPFFVLAGEIMLHGGIAVRLVKLASALVGHLKGGLAMVNIFSSMLFGGISGSAVADISALGSILVPVMKERGYRPDFAVNVTVTSSIAGIVIPPSHNMIIFAVAAGGGISVSKLFLAGVIPGMIMCVSLAIAAYAMSVKHNYPSEPFPGWKEVGRSAGDAIPGFLTAVIIVGGTLSGIFTVTESGAFGAIYAILLTTFFYRSLTWESFKTAIVGTVRTTSMVMILIAFASSFAYLLALYQVPATLSNALVTISDNPIMILLMINVILLILGMIMDMAALILICTPIFLPIAKGLGMDPTQFGIMMLMNLGLGLCTPPVGTCLFVGCAVGKIKIEEALKSIWPFYLAILGALILVTYVPAVSLWLPSVDFSVVWLWISNLVPFI; encoded by the coding sequence ATGGGCCTTACAATTCTTATGCTCGTCTTTGGCGTTGGCGTCGTTATCGGCATGCCTGTCGCCTTTGCGATGGGTATCGCTGCAGCGTCCGCCTTCTGGTACGAAGGCTTCCCGATGCTCATCACCTTCCAGCGTGCGACAGCTGGTGTGTCTGTTTTCTCCCTTCTCGCCATTCCATTCTTCGTATTGGCTGGTGAGATCATGCTGCACGGCGGTATCGCCGTGCGGCTCGTAAAACTCGCCTCCGCGCTTGTCGGTCACCTCAAGGGTGGTCTCGCGATGGTGAATATCTTCTCGTCCATGTTGTTTGGCGGGATTTCTGGTTCAGCGGTTGCTGACATTTCAGCGCTGGGTTCGATCCTTGTGCCGGTTATGAAAGAGCGCGGCTATCGCCCTGACTTTGCGGTGAACGTCACGGTGACGTCATCTATCGCCGGCATCGTCATTCCACCGAGCCACAACATGATCATCTTCGCTGTGGCGGCTGGTGGCGGGATCTCGGTGTCCAAGCTGTTCCTCGCAGGGGTTATCCCCGGCATGATCATGTGCGTCAGCCTTGCGATTGCAGCCTACGCTATGTCGGTCAAGCACAACTACCCGTCCGAGCCCTTCCCCGGATGGAAAGAAGTTGGCCGCAGTGCCGGTGACGCGATCCCAGGTTTCTTGACGGCTGTCATCATCGTTGGTGGTACATTGTCGGGTATCTTCACAGTAACAGAATCCGGTGCATTCGGCGCGATCTACGCGATCCTGCTTACCACGTTCTTCTACCGCAGCCTGACATGGGAATCCTTCAAGACCGCCATTGTCGGGACTGTACGGACAACGTCGATGGTGATGATCCTTATCGCATTCGCCAGCTCGTTCGCATATCTTCTTGCGCTTTACCAAGTGCCTGCAACTCTCAGCAACGCACTCGTAACGATCTCTGACAACCCGATCATGATCCTGTTGATGATCAACGTGATCCTGCTGATCCTCGGTATGATCATGGACATGGCAGCACTGATCCTGATCTGTACGCCGATCTTCCTGCCAATCGCCAAGGGACTTGGCATGGACCCAACCCAGTTCGGTATCATGATGCTGATGAACCTTGGTTTGGGGCTGTGTACGCCACCAGTCGGGACCTGCCTGTTCGTTGGGTGCGCCGTCGGTAAGATCAAGATCGAGGAAGCGCTTAAGTCGATCTGGCCGTTCTATCTGGCTATTCTCGGTGCGTTGATCCTTGTTACCTATGTGCCTGCGGTTTCGCTCTGGCTCCCATCGGTAGACTTCTCGGTCGTATGGCTTTGGATTTCGAACTTGGTGCCGTTCATCTAA
- a CDS encoding DUF1513 domain-containing protein has protein sequence MATRRGFLAGLIASGIAPAATWADAGNPSFLSAARTPDGAYVLVGLDGQGAERFRIPLPTRGHAAAAHPTRPHAVAFARRPGTYAVVLDCQSGDVIARLNSPSGRHFYGHGTFDATGDLLFTTENDYELGQGRIGVWDARHGYVRVTEMPSNGVGPHDLRLMPDGTLVVANGGIDTHPASGREKLNIPTMRPNLSYLEFDGRLIEQIEPDDHLASIRHLSVRADGLVAVGMQWQGDMATSPPLVATHSRNGPMQYMGDGVEVEGYVGSVAFSGDGSRVAITSPRAGEAQIFEAASGAILERMSNRDVCGVSALGRDMVLTNGAGQVYQLAGDASLLSSHDLSWDNHLVAVGNV, from the coding sequence ATGGCGACCCGTCGTGGATTTCTAGCTGGGCTGATCGCAAGTGGAATTGCGCCCGCTGCGACATGGGCCGACGCGGGCAATCCGTCGTTCCTGTCGGCAGCGCGCACGCCTGACGGCGCATATGTGCTGGTGGGGCTAGACGGGCAGGGGGCGGAGCGGTTTCGCATTCCACTGCCCACACGCGGACACGCTGCTGCAGCGCATCCAACACGCCCTCACGCCGTGGCATTCGCCCGCAGGCCAGGGACCTATGCAGTGGTGCTTGATTGCCAAAGTGGCGATGTCATTGCGCGCCTGAACAGCCCGTCGGGGCGACATTTTTATGGCCACGGTACGTTTGATGCCACGGGTGATTTGTTATTCACCACAGAGAACGATTATGAACTGGGCCAAGGCCGTATTGGCGTTTGGGACGCACGCCATGGTTATGTGCGCGTCACCGAGATGCCATCAAACGGGGTCGGTCCCCATGATTTGCGCCTGATGCCAGACGGAACCCTTGTTGTCGCCAATGGCGGGATTGATACCCATCCGGCGTCGGGGCGTGAAAAGCTAAACATTCCAACGATGCGCCCAAACCTAAGCTACTTGGAATTCGACGGGCGGTTGATTGAGCAAATCGAACCAGATGATCATCTGGCCAGTATCCGGCATCTCAGCGTGCGTGCAGATGGGCTGGTTGCCGTTGGGATGCAATGGCAGGGGGATATGGCGACGTCGCCGCCCTTGGTTGCCACGCACTCCCGCAATGGTCCAATGCAATACATGGGCGACGGGGTTGAGGTTGAAGGCTACGTGGGTAGCGTCGCGTTTTCTGGGGATGGTTCGCGGGTCGCGATCACATCGCCGCGGGCCGGCGAAGCGCAGATTTTTGAGGCCGCAAGCGGCGCGATACTTGAACGGATGTCGAACCGTGATGTTTGCGGCGTATCTGCGTTAGGGCGCGATATGGTTCTGACGAACGGGGCAGGGCAGGTCTACCAATTGGCAGGCGACGCGTCATTGCTGTCATCCCATGACCTGTCTTGGGACAATCATCTTGTGGCGGTTGGTAACGTGTAA
- a CDS encoding imelysin family protein: protein MKYVVALLFAPTLAIADPRIDAALDDHILPKFAALTEASEALANAQTCSVEDEWNDAAAAWIAVSHLRFGPTEADSRAFSLAFWPDPRGSTPTALRGLLADDAPAIVDASVAGRGFYAMEFLLFDPAFANAVGRCELIAALADDAFETALAIETDWQDRYVDLMRQTGNDTYRDDTEALQELYKSLTTGLDFTADMRLGRPLGTFDRPRPTRAEMRRSGRSLANISVSLSSLEELSLILSGDALAAALQEKFEAVQAQVGSISTLEGSADLSLVANAGDRFKVEALQQRIAEVRVFLGEELGPELGVIEGFNSLDGD, encoded by the coding sequence ATGAAGTATGTCGTAGCCCTGCTTTTCGCGCCAACGCTTGCCATTGCTGACCCGCGTATTGATGCCGCACTGGACGATCACATCTTGCCCAAGTTTGCTGCGTTGACGGAAGCGAGTGAAGCCCTAGCGAATGCGCAGACCTGTTCAGTTGAAGATGAATGGAACGATGCCGCCGCCGCGTGGATCGCAGTTTCTCATTTGCGATTTGGCCCGACCGAAGCAGATAGTCGTGCGTTTTCACTCGCGTTCTGGCCTGATCCACGTGGGTCTACGCCCACGGCGTTACGAGGCCTTTTGGCCGATGACGCGCCCGCGATCGTCGATGCCTCCGTTGCGGGGCGCGGGTTTTATGCGATGGAATTCTTGCTGTTTGATCCGGCGTTTGCGAATGCGGTGGGGCGATGTGAACTGATCGCTGCCCTAGCAGATGATGCGTTTGAAACGGCGCTAGCGATCGAAACCGATTGGCAAGATCGCTACGTGGACCTGATGCGTCAGACCGGAAATGACACGTATCGTGATGATACCGAGGCCCTTCAGGAACTTTACAAATCGCTGACGACGGGTCTGGATTTCACCGCTGATATGCGTTTGGGCAGGCCCCTTGGAACGTTCGACCGTCCGCGACCGACACGTGCGGAAATGCGGCGATCGGGCCGGTCATTGGCGAATATTTCGGTGTCGCTTTCCAGCCTTGAAGAGCTTTCTCTGATCCTGTCCGGCGATGCGCTTGCTGCCGCGCTTCAAGAGAAGTTTGAAGCGGTGCAAGCGCAAGTTGGCTCAATCTCTACGCTCGAGGGCAGCGCAGATTTGAGCCTCGTGGCGAATGCTGGGGATCGCTTTAAGGTCGAGGCACTGCAACAACGGATTGCTGAGGTGCGCGTTTTCTTGGGCGAGGAGCTTGGGCCGGAGCTGGGCGTGATCGAGGGCTTCAATTCGCTGGACGGTGATTGA
- a CDS encoding di-heme oxidoredictase family protein has product MNTRFIFAAMILLLTTPFAVAELDRYALISGDPHLNVVARTQDEQARIANVTALSTDFSVPQQFEERPAGAATVRVTSDANAFSMPSGNITFEDELLFKVGNGLFRKIWVSSPSSTLASDGLGPLFNARSCQRCHIKDGRGHAPEGEDDTAISMFLRVSVPSVDAPYAIDGYHATQGDPIYGSQLQDFSLAGLAAEYRLEISYEEIQVALAGGETANLRAPTYTAADLGYGPLADGAMLSPRIAPQMIGLGLLEAIPAADILALADPDDADSDGISGRPNIVWSQVYDRPMLGRFGLKAGSPSILEQSAAAFAGDIGISNPLHPNGAGECTNLQTDCINAPHGDGDARVFEVDQEILDLVTFYSRNLGVPARRDAGSDDVLRGKEVFNDIGCVGCHQPSFVTHRLEDQVEQSFQLIWPYTDMLLHDMGDGLADNRPEAIANGREWRTPPLWGIGLTEQVSGHTQFLHDGRARNLLEAVLWHGGEAQAARDRVVDLPPEDRAALIGFLESL; this is encoded by the coding sequence ATGAATACGCGTTTCATCTTTGCGGCTATGATTTTGCTCCTGACCACCCCGTTTGCCGTGGCGGAACTGGATCGTTATGCGCTCATCTCGGGTGATCCGCATCTAAACGTTGTTGCGCGAACGCAAGATGAACAGGCACGTATTGCGAACGTTACAGCCCTAAGCACTGATTTCAGCGTGCCCCAACAGTTTGAGGAACGTCCAGCAGGTGCCGCGACAGTTCGTGTAACGTCAGATGCAAACGCGTTCAGCATGCCGTCTGGCAACATCACGTTTGAGGATGAGTTGTTGTTTAAGGTCGGTAACGGTTTGTTCCGTAAAATCTGGGTGTCCTCACCGTCCTCAACATTGGCGTCAGACGGGCTTGGCCCGCTGTTCAATGCGCGATCCTGCCAGCGCTGCCACATCAAAGACGGTCGCGGGCATGCCCCCGAAGGCGAAGATGATACGGCTATTTCCATGTTCTTACGGGTTTCGGTGCCATCTGTGGACGCGCCCTATGCAATCGACGGATATCACGCGACGCAGGGTGACCCGATCTACGGTTCGCAGTTGCAAGACTTTTCATTGGCAGGCCTTGCTGCCGAATACCGACTTGAGATTTCCTATGAAGAAATCCAAGTGGCTTTGGCGGGCGGCGAAACCGCAAATTTACGCGCCCCGACCTATACGGCCGCCGATCTTGGATATGGCCCCTTGGCTGACGGCGCGATGTTGTCTCCACGGATTGCCCCGCAGATGATTGGGCTTGGCTTGCTTGAGGCAATTCCTGCAGCAGATATCCTTGCTCTTGCTGATCCGGATGACGCGGACAGTGACGGCATTTCTGGCCGTCCTAATATCGTCTGGTCGCAAGTCTATGATCGGCCAATGTTGGGCCGCTTTGGATTAAAAGCAGGTTCGCCATCAATTCTGGAACAATCCGCTGCGGCCTTTGCAGGTGACATCGGAATATCCAACCCGCTACATCCCAACGGTGCAGGCGAATGTACCAACTTGCAGACGGACTGCATCAACGCACCGCACGGCGACGGGGATGCGCGGGTGTTTGAAGTCGATCAAGAAATCCTTGACCTCGTGACGTTCTATAGCCGCAACCTTGGTGTGCCCGCGCGGCGCGATGCAGGCAGTGATGATGTGTTGCGCGGCAAAGAGGTTTTTAACGATATCGGGTGTGTCGGGTGTCACCAGCCATCGTTCGTGACGCATCGACTGGAAGATCAGGTTGAGCAAAGCTTCCAGCTCATTTGGCCCTACACCGATATGCTGTTGCACGACATGGGCGATGGGTTGGCCGATAACCGCCCAGAAGCGATTGCCAATGGCCGGGAATGGCGCACGCCACCTTTATGGGGGATCGGGTTGACCGAGCAGGTCTCGGGGCATACCCAGTTTTTGCATGACGGACGTGCGCGCAACCTGTTGGAAGCCGTGTTGTGGCATGGCGGAGAAGCGCAAGCTGCGCGGGACCGCGTTGTTGATCTACCGCCAGAAGACCGCGCCGCGTTGATTGGTTTTTTGGAGAGCTTGTAA
- a CDS encoding imelysin family protein, translated as MKKILLSTALSFAAPMAFADVNASEVLTNYANIAEAKYQDSLITAQALQTAVDALIADPSEGNLQAAKAAWFAARVPYQQTEVYRFGNAIVDDWEGKVNAWPLDEGLIDYVDASYGGPSDENEFAALNVIANPSFTLSGEEIDAYEITPAFLEGQLHEADGVEANVATGYHAIEFLLWGQDLNGHGTGAGNRAWTDYASGEDCTNGNCDRRADYLKAATDLLVSDLEWMTAQWGVEGDARVEVLADETAGLSAMLTGMGSLSYGEVAGERMRLGVMLNDPEEEHSCFADNTHNDHYYDGLGVQNVYLGSYTRIDGSVVSGASLAELVAETNGELDVEMRTKLSATMRELGDIKHAAEAGFAYDQMLEAGNAAGEDLVMGGVNAFIDQTRSIERIVGALAVGDVAIEGSDSLDDPDAVFQ; from the coding sequence ATGAAGAAGATCCTACTTTCCACGGCACTGTCGTTCGCTGCTCCTATGGCATTCGCCGACGTTAATGCATCTGAGGTTTTGACGAACTACGCCAACATCGCTGAAGCGAAATATCAAGACAGCCTTATAACGGCCCAAGCGCTGCAAACGGCAGTCGATGCGTTGATTGCGGACCCGTCAGAAGGCAACTTGCAAGCTGCGAAGGCCGCTTGGTTTGCGGCCCGTGTTCCATATCAGCAGACTGAAGTTTACCGTTTCGGCAACGCGATCGTTGACGACTGGGAAGGCAAGGTGAACGCTTGGCCGCTGGACGAAGGTTTGATCGATTACGTTGACGCATCCTATGGTGGACCGTCCGATGAGAACGAATTCGCAGCACTAAACGTCATCGCGAACCCGTCGTTCACATTGTCCGGTGAAGAAATCGACGCATACGAGATCACACCTGCGTTCCTTGAAGGTCAGCTGCACGAAGCAGATGGCGTAGAAGCAAACGTTGCGACGGGCTACCACGCAATCGAGTTCCTGTTGTGGGGCCAAGATTTGAACGGCCACGGCACTGGTGCTGGCAACCGCGCATGGACAGATTATGCCTCCGGTGAAGACTGCACGAACGGCAATTGTGATCGTCGTGCTGACTACCTGAAGGCGGCGACTGATCTGTTGGTGTCTGATCTTGAATGGATGACGGCGCAATGGGGCGTTGAGGGCGACGCGCGCGTTGAAGTGCTGGCTGACGAAACAGCTGGTCTGTCCGCAATGCTGACTGGAATGGGATCTTTGTCTTACGGTGAAGTGGCCGGTGAACGCATGCGTCTTGGCGTCATGCTGAACGACCCAGAAGAAGAGCATTCTTGCTTTGCCGACAACACTCACAACGATCACTACTATGACGGATTGGGTGTGCAGAACGTCTACCTTGGCAGCTACACACGGATCGACGGTTCAGTCGTTTCTGGTGCGTCCCTCGCGGAGCTCGTTGCTGAAACGAATGGCGAACTGGATGTCGAAATGCGCACCAAGCTGTCCGCAACGATGCGCGAGCTGGGCGACATTAAGCATGCGGCAGAAGCTGGCTTTGCTTACGACCAGATGCTTGAAGCGGGCAACGCGGCTGGCGAAGATTTGGTGATGGGTGGTGTGAACGCGTTTATCGATCAGACGCGTAGCATTGAACGGATTGTTGGTGCTCTCGCGGTTGGGGACGTCGCGATTGAGGGTTCCGACAGCCTTGACGACCCGGATGCCGTTTTCCAATAG
- a CDS encoding Fur family transcriptional regulator, whose amino-acid sequence MRKQAAVRQSDVLNILNDQDKPMTAYAILDRLKREEPDLAAPTIYRALAALTDQGRAHKLESTKSFVPCRCDHHSAVPVLAICEDCGTVEEHDSSPLLAELSAISSKSKFTATRHIVEMHGLCDECSA is encoded by the coding sequence ATGCGCAAACAAGCAGCCGTTCGGCAGTCTGACGTTCTCAACATCCTGAACGATCAAGACAAACCCATGACAGCCTATGCCATTCTGGATCGCCTAAAGCGCGAAGAGCCTGATCTTGCGGCCCCAACAATTTACCGCGCACTGGCCGCCCTTACCGACCAAGGACGCGCGCACAAACTTGAGTCCACCAAGTCATTCGTGCCGTGTCGATGCGACCACCATTCTGCGGTTCCTGTCCTCGCCATCTGCGAAGATTGTGGAACCGTTGAAGAGCACGACAGCTCGCCCCTGCTAGCTGAGCTATCCGCAATCTCAAGCAAATCCAAATTCACAGCCACGCGCCATATCGTTGAAATGCACGGGCTGTGTGACGAATGTTCTGCCTAA
- the zrgA gene encoding zinc uptake protein ZrgA: MKILSYLALTTIIAAPALAQQTRELDSHEHGVGQLDIAIEGSQIAMQLHAPGADIVGFEYIAESAEDVAKVDAALAVLAQPLDLFGTPDAAECTVLEAHAELESEDSHDDHDDHDDHDDHDDHDDHDDHDEDGHEEDNHADHEEHEAHDDHGEDDHDEHDHDDHADEADAGSHTEFHAEYLLECGDISALSEISFAYFAVFPNALEVEVQIVSNAGATAFEVERDSPMLDLSDLN; this comes from the coding sequence ATGAAAATTCTATCCTACCTCGCCCTGACAACAATCATTGCCGCACCTGCACTTGCCCAACAAACGCGCGAGTTGGACAGCCACGAGCACGGTGTCGGCCAACTCGATATCGCAATCGAAGGATCACAGATCGCAATGCAACTGCACGCCCCTGGCGCTGACATTGTTGGTTTCGAATACATCGCGGAAAGCGCAGAAGATGTTGCCAAGGTCGACGCTGCATTGGCGGTTCTGGCGCAGCCACTTGATCTTTTTGGCACACCGGACGCAGCTGAATGCACCGTTCTTGAAGCGCATGCCGAACTGGAAAGCGAAGACAGCCATGATGACCATGATGACCATGATGACCATGATGACCATGATGACCATGATGACCATGATGACCATGATGAAGATGGTCACGAAGAAGACAACCACGCTGATCATGAAGAGCACGAGGCCCATGACGACCACGGCGAAGACGATCATGATGAACACGACCACGATGATCACGCAGATGAAGCCGACGCAGGGTCCCACACCGAATTTCACGCGGAATACCTACTTGAATGCGGTGACATCTCGGCCCTCAGCGAGATTTCATTCGCCTACTTCGCTGTCTTCCCAAATGCTCTCGAAGTTGAAGTACAGATTGTATCAAACGCGGGCGCGACTGCATTTGAGGTTGAACGCGACTCTCCAATGTTGGACCTTAGCGATCTAAACTAA
- a CDS encoding ABC transporter ATP-binding protein: MPTPPPTLELKDVQFRWPGRAPFELSVPKLALAPAETVLLLGESGSGKSTLLSLICGTITAQSGRVAVAGTDISSLSAGKRDRFRAEQIGLIFQQFNLLPFANVRDNILLPLRFAPDRAARVSDPETEAETLCRALGLPNNVMNEQAGKLSVGQQQRVAAARALIGAPPLIIADEPTSSLDAATQSAFLELLFSQSRAHRSTVLMVSHDARLSDQFDRVIHMDDVAQTDRNAA; encoded by the coding sequence TTGCCAACACCGCCCCCCACCCTTGAGTTAAAGGACGTCCAGTTTCGCTGGCCGGGGCGGGCACCGTTTGAGCTATCGGTGCCTAAACTGGCATTGGCACCTGCTGAAACGGTGCTGTTGTTGGGCGAAAGTGGATCCGGAAAATCGACACTCCTGTCGCTGATTTGCGGAACAATCACCGCACAAAGCGGCAGGGTGGCGGTTGCGGGCACGGACATCTCATCTTTGTCTGCCGGTAAACGCGATCGTTTTCGCGCCGAACAAATCGGCCTTATCTTTCAGCAGTTCAATCTGTTGCCCTTTGCCAATGTGCGCGACAACATCTTGCTGCCGCTTCGGTTCGCACCAGACCGCGCCGCGCGGGTGTCAGACCCCGAAACCGAAGCAGAAACACTGTGCCGCGCGTTGGGATTACCCAACAACGTCATGAACGAACAAGCGGGCAAGCTAAGCGTGGGCCAACAACAACGCGTGGCCGCAGCACGCGCCTTGATCGGCGCACCGCCCCTAATCATCGCAGATGAACCCACGTCATCGTTGGACGCGGCAACACAATCTGCGTTTCTTGAATTGCTGTTCTCGCAATCTCGTGCGCACCGCTCAACCGTGTTGATGGTCAGCCACGACGCACGCCTTTCAGATCAATTTGACCGCGTTATTCATATGGATGATGTCGCTCAGACAGACAGGAACGCGGCATGA